In Yersinia enterocolitica subsp. enterocolitica, one DNA window encodes the following:
- the solA gene encoding N-methyl-L-tryptophan oxidase, with protein sequence MDYDLIVIGSGSVGSAAGYYASQAGLKVLMIDSAMPPHQSGSHHGDTRIIRHAYGEGEKYVPLVLRAQALWDQLSAQTGEKLFQASGVLNLGPDDSTFLKNTQLSAQQYNLPVDILNAAQVREKWPVFTVPDNYIGVFEPQSGYLRSELAIKTLIKAVTEAGCGILFNCPVTAIEPLDNGVDVVTIDGTYSARKVVVTAGTWVKELLPQLPITAIRKVFSWHHADGRYSEGNHFPAFTVETPDNIHYYGFPSQNDELKLGKHNGGQPIESAAQRKPFGAYAEDGTEVFGFLRHFLPGVGVCLHGAACSYDMSPDEDFIIDTLPDNPHIMVVTGLSGHGFKFATALGEVAALFAQDKTSPIDISAFSLARFTHS encoded by the coding sequence ATGGATTATGATTTGATTGTCATTGGTAGTGGCTCCGTCGGTTCCGCCGCAGGTTACTACGCCTCACAAGCCGGTTTAAAAGTGCTGATGATTGACAGTGCAATGCCTCCTCACCAGTCAGGTAGCCACCACGGCGATACCAGAATCATTCGCCACGCATACGGTGAAGGCGAGAAATATGTTCCATTAGTATTACGCGCACAAGCACTGTGGGATCAACTCTCCGCTCAGACAGGTGAAAAATTATTTCAGGCCAGTGGTGTACTCAATTTGGGGCCTGATGATTCGACTTTCCTGAAAAATACACAACTCAGCGCGCAACAATATAATTTACCGGTCGACATTTTAAATGCAGCGCAGGTTCGTGAGAAATGGCCGGTATTTACTGTGCCGGATAATTATATTGGTGTATTCGAACCACAGTCAGGTTATCTGCGCTCAGAACTGGCCATAAAAACACTGATCAAAGCCGTCACTGAGGCTGGTTGCGGCATTTTATTTAACTGCCCGGTTACCGCGATTGAACCCTTGGATAATGGGGTTGATGTCGTGACCATTGATGGTACCTACAGCGCCAGGAAAGTGGTGGTCACCGCCGGAACCTGGGTGAAAGAGTTACTACCGCAATTACCCATAACAGCCATACGCAAAGTCTTCTCCTGGCACCATGCCGATGGTCGCTACAGTGAAGGGAATCATTTCCCGGCATTTACAGTAGAAACTCCGGATAACATTCATTACTACGGTTTTCCCTCACAAAATGATGAACTGAAATTGGGTAAGCATAATGGTGGTCAACCGATAGAATCAGCCGCACAACGTAAGCCATTTGGTGCTTATGCTGAAGATGGTACCGAAGTATTTGGCTTTTTGCGTCATTTCTTACCTGGAGTGGGTGTTTGCCTACATGGCGCAGCATGCAGTTATGATATGAGTCCCGATGAAGATTTCATCATCGACACCTTGCCGGATAACCCCCATATTATGGTGGTGACTGGCTTAAGCGGTCATGGATTTAAGTTTGCCACCGCACTGGGTGAAGTCGCCGCACTCTTTGCGCAAGATAAAACGTCACCTATTGATATTTCTGCCTTTTCACTGGCGCGATTCACTCATTCTTAG
- the bssS gene encoding biofilm formation regulator BssS codes for MDRNDEVIQTHPLVGWDISTVDAYDAMMIRLHYLSSMDQPPEDALVDRTLWLTTDVARQLINILEAGIAKIESSEYQDLDRRKH; via the coding sequence ATGGACAGAAATGATGAAGTTATCCAGACTCACCCGCTCGTAGGTTGGGATATCAGCACTGTAGATGCATATGACGCGATGATGATACGTCTTCATTACCTGTCTTCCATGGATCAACCGCCTGAAGATGCGCTGGTTGATAGAACGCTCTGGCTGACGACTGATGTTGCACGCCAATTAATAAATATCTTAGAAGCAGGCATTGCTAAAATTGAGTCATCAGAATACCAAGATCTTGACCGTCGTAAGCATTAA
- the pyrC gene encoding dihydroorotase produces the protein MTVQPQTLKIRRPDDWHIHLRDDEMLSTVLPYTSEVFARAIVMPNLTPPITTVASAIAYRERILAAIPAGHKFTPLMTCYLTNTLDVNELTRGFEQGVFTAAKLYPANATTNSTHGVSDIPAIYPLFEQMQKIGMPLLIHGEVTDAAVDIFDREARFIDQILEPIRRQFPELKIVFEHITTKDAADYVLAGNRFLGATITPQHLMFNRNHMLVGGIRPHLFCLPILKRSTHQEALRQAVTSGSERFFLGTDSAPHAKHRKESSCGCAGVFNAPSALPAYASVFEEMNALQHLEAFCSLNGPRFYGLPVNEDFVELVRVPFQQPEEISLGNESIIPFLAGQTINWSVKA, from the coding sequence ATGACTGTACAACCCCAAACCCTGAAAATTCGCCGCCCCGATGACTGGCATATTCATTTACGTGATGACGAAATGCTCAGTACCGTGCTGCCCTATACTTCCGAGGTGTTTGCTCGGGCTATTGTCATGCCAAACCTGACACCCCCGATAACCACAGTTGCCAGTGCCATTGCCTATCGGGAACGTATTTTGGCGGCAATTCCTGCGGGCCATAAATTCACACCGCTAATGACGTGCTACCTGACCAATACTCTGGACGTCAATGAACTGACTCGCGGTTTTGAACAAGGTGTGTTTACCGCCGCTAAGCTTTATCCGGCCAATGCCACCACCAACTCAACCCATGGTGTTTCTGATATTCCAGCAATTTATCCGCTGTTTGAACAGATGCAGAAGATAGGCATGCCGTTACTGATCCACGGGGAAGTCACTGACGCGGCTGTGGACATTTTTGATCGTGAAGCGCGCTTTATTGACCAAATCCTGGAACCGATACGCCGTCAATTCCCAGAACTGAAAATTGTCTTTGAGCATATCACCACCAAAGACGCAGCCGATTATGTGCTGGCAGGCAATCGTTTCCTTGGTGCGACCATCACCCCTCAGCATTTAATGTTCAATCGTAATCACATGTTGGTTGGCGGAATTCGCCCTCACCTATTCTGTTTGCCGATCCTAAAACGTAGCACTCATCAAGAAGCCCTGCGTCAAGCGGTTACCAGTGGCTCTGAGCGCTTCTTCCTCGGAACTGACTCAGCACCGCATGCCAAACATCGTAAAGAGTCATCATGTGGCTGTGCAGGTGTATTCAATGCCCCGTCGGCACTTCCAGCGTATGCCTCTGTGTTTGAAGAGATGAACGCACTGCAACATTTGGAAGCATTCTGCTCTTTGAACGGCCCACGTTTTTATGGTCTGCCCGTTAATGAAGATTTTGTTGAATTGGTTCGGGTTCCGTTCCAACAACCAGAAGAAATCTCACTCGGAAACGAATCTATTATTCCTTTCCTTGCCGGCCAGACCATCAACTGGTCAGTTAAAGCTTAA
- a CDS encoding rhodanese-related sulfurtransferase, producing the protein MPVLHNRISNEELKARMLAETEPRTTVSFYKYFILEDAKAFRDNLYSQFVKLGVFGRVYVAKEGINAQISVPANRYDEFKVVLFAAHPALDQVRLNVAHEDDGKSFWVLRMKVRERIVADGIDDDSFDPSNVGHYLKADQVNQMIDDPDTLFVDMRNHYEYEVGHFENAIEVPSDTFREQLPMAVDMLQHDKEKNIVMYCTGGIRCEKASAYMLHNGFKNVYHVEGGIIEYARKAKEQGLPLKFIGKNFVFDERMGERISDDVIAHCHQCGTPSDTHTNCKNDGCHLLFIQCPACAAKFEGCCSPICQEELKLPQEEQRARRAGRENGIKIFNKSKGLLQTTMHIPMPEKSADK; encoded by the coding sequence ATGCCAGTGTTACATAACCGAATTTCTAATGAGGAACTTAAAGCGCGCATGTTGGCTGAAACCGAACCGCGCACCACAGTTTCTTTTTATAAATACTTCATATTGGAAGATGCGAAAGCCTTCCGCGATAACCTTTATAGTCAATTTGTTAAACTCGGGGTTTTTGGCCGGGTTTATGTGGCTAAAGAGGGCATCAACGCCCAAATTAGTGTGCCAGCTAATCGTTATGATGAATTTAAAGTGGTGCTGTTTGCCGCCCATCCTGCGCTGGACCAGGTACGGCTGAATGTCGCGCATGAAGATGACGGCAAGTCATTTTGGGTGCTGCGTATGAAAGTGCGCGAGCGCATTGTGGCTGACGGCATCGATGATGATAGTTTCGATCCCAGTAACGTCGGGCATTATCTGAAGGCCGATCAGGTTAATCAGATGATTGATGACCCCGATACCTTGTTCGTCGATATGCGTAATCATTATGAATATGAAGTAGGCCATTTCGAAAATGCGATAGAAGTTCCTTCGGATACTTTCCGCGAACAACTACCGATGGCAGTTGATATGCTACAACATGACAAAGAGAAGAATATTGTTATGTATTGCACCGGTGGGATTCGCTGTGAGAAAGCCAGCGCCTATATGTTGCATAATGGTTTTAAAAACGTCTATCACGTCGAAGGCGGGATTATCGAATATGCCCGCAAAGCAAAAGAACAAGGTTTGCCACTTAAATTTATAGGTAAAAACTTTGTTTTTGATGAGCGGATGGGGGAGCGGATCTCTGATGATGTTATCGCGCATTGCCATCAGTGTGGCACACCAAGCGACACACATACTAACTGTAAGAATGATGGCTGCCACTTGCTATTTATTCAGTGCCCCGCTTGTGCTGCAAAATTTGAAGGTTGCTGTAGCCCGATTTGTCAGGAAGAACTGAAGCTACCTCAAGAAGAGCAACGCGCTCGCCGGGCAGGACGTGAAAACGGCATTAAGATATTTAATAAGTCTAAAGGATTACTGCAAACAACCATGCATATTCCTATGCCAGAAAAGAGCGCGGATAAGTAA
- the dinI gene encoding DNA damage-inducible protein I, with product MRVEVSIDKKNQLPAGAIEALTNELSKRLNTKFPDTTTAVQVRYAGANNLSVLGGAKTDKDLISEILQEIWESADDWFDAE from the coding sequence ATGCGTGTTGAAGTCAGTATTGATAAAAAAAATCAGTTACCCGCAGGTGCTATCGAAGCACTCACCAATGAATTGAGTAAACGACTGAATACTAAATTCCCGGATACCACTACCGCAGTACAAGTGCGTTACGCCGGGGCCAATAATCTTTCTGTTTTAGGCGGTGCCAAAACTGATAAAGATCTCATCTCTGAAATATTACAAGAAATATGGGAAAGCGCGGACGACTGGTTCGATGCGGAATAA
- the ttrA gene encoding tetrathionate reductase subunit TtrA — protein sequence MAKSTRRQWLKGSLALGGVVAFGASYHAVARKTLAGLVDGSAGKLTLDPISGNALPTEGRVGPQWQANPQQAVSMTQCFGCWTLCGLRVRVDTQQNKILRIAGNPYHPLSHDHHFPYQLPVGEALQRLGGEQGMTGRSTACARGATLLEGVDSPYRITEPMKRVGPRGSGKWQRISFEQLIAEVTEGGDLFGEGPVEGLRAIRDLDTPIDAKQPSLGPKANQLLVTNAGDDGRDAFIQRFANQAFGTKNLGSHGAYCGLAYRAGSGALMGDLDKNAHVKPDWDNVRFALFLGTSPAQSGNPFKRQGRQLANARQRDDFNYVVVAPALPLTTTLANQHNRWVPVLPGTDAALAMGIIRWIIEQHRFNHAYLAIPGEMAMQAAGERSWTNASHLVITTETHPLAGQFLRANMLSGETVAEGEESPVLAQAIDGALQPAAQMLQAELFVTQDLTLHDGQNVQVQSGMTCLQQAAARFTLAEYSQQCGVPEATIIGLAREFTAYQRQAAVISHGGMMGGNGFYTTWAVMMLNAMIGNLNLKGGVSVGGGKFDGFADGPRYQLATFVGMVKPKGLPLSRSKQPYEKSEEYQQKIQQGQSGYPARGPWYPFVGGQLTEQLAPALAGYPYPLKAWISHMTNPLYGVAGLRNLIEERLQDPRQLPLFIAIDAFMNETTALADYIVPDTHNFESWGFSAPWAGVLVKASTARWPVVEPRTARTAQGEPVAMESFLIAVAKAMKLPGFGANAMQDSEGNSLSLDRAEDYYLRAAANIAYGGEKPLPAAVDDELRLTGVDRLWPALQRSLYPDEQRRVAYLLARGGRFAPYEKSWNGDATGPQWKKPLQIWNENVAKHHHAITGERYSGCPTWYPPRLADGSDVFQHYPVSDWPLRLMSFKSHLMSSSTAMIERLRAVKSTNLVAINPQDAQRNGIQHGDIVRLMTPGGQMEVQVSLLDGVMPGVVAIEHGYGHREMGSRAHTLDGVVMASDPRIGQGSNLNDLGFTDPTREIPNTWLDWVSGAAVRQGLPAKLQRIS from the coding sequence ATGGCTAAGTCTACACGGCGTCAATGGTTAAAGGGCAGCTTAGCCTTGGGTGGCGTAGTGGCGTTTGGTGCCAGCTACCATGCGGTCGCGCGCAAAACACTGGCTGGATTGGTGGATGGCAGTGCGGGCAAACTGACACTTGATCCCATCAGTGGTAATGCTTTGCCAACAGAAGGAAGAGTCGGGCCACAGTGGCAGGCCAATCCCCAGCAGGCTGTTTCCATGACACAATGCTTTGGCTGTTGGACTCTGTGCGGCTTGCGGGTGCGGGTCGATACTCAGCAGAACAAGATCCTGCGCATCGCTGGTAACCCTTACCACCCCTTATCTCATGACCACCACTTCCCCTATCAATTACCGGTAGGCGAAGCGCTGCAACGTCTTGGCGGTGAGCAGGGCATGACTGGGCGCTCGACCGCTTGTGCCCGCGGGGCGACCCTGTTGGAAGGCGTCGATAGCCCTTACCGCATCACGGAACCGATGAAGCGAGTGGGGCCGCGCGGGAGTGGTAAATGGCAGCGTATCAGTTTTGAACAATTAATCGCCGAGGTGACCGAGGGCGGCGATTTATTTGGCGAGGGGCCGGTTGAGGGGCTGCGCGCTATCCGTGATTTGGATACCCCAATTGATGCTAAACAGCCCTCTTTAGGCCCGAAAGCTAACCAATTGCTGGTAACCAATGCCGGTGATGATGGGCGAGATGCTTTTATTCAGCGCTTTGCTAATCAGGCATTTGGCACCAAAAACTTGGGTAGCCACGGTGCTTATTGTGGGCTGGCCTACCGCGCCGGTTCTGGTGCGTTGATGGGGGATTTGGACAAAAATGCCCATGTTAAGCCTGATTGGGACAACGTCCGTTTCGCCCTGTTTTTGGGAACCTCACCGGCGCAATCGGGTAACCCGTTTAAACGTCAGGGGCGACAGTTAGCCAATGCCCGCCAACGGGATGATTTCAATTATGTGGTGGTCGCTCCTGCTTTGCCGCTGACCACCACACTGGCCAATCAGCATAACCGCTGGGTTCCGGTATTGCCGGGAACCGACGCCGCACTAGCGATGGGAATCATCCGCTGGATTATTGAACAGCATCGGTTTAACCACGCTTATCTTGCCATTCCTGGTGAAATGGCGATGCAAGCCGCTGGGGAGCGCAGTTGGACTAATGCCAGCCATTTGGTTATCACCACAGAAACCCATCCGCTGGCGGGGCAGTTTTTACGCGCCAATATGTTGAGTGGCGAAACAGTCGCTGAGGGAGAAGAAAGCCCGGTATTAGCGCAAGCCATCGATGGAGCGTTACAACCCGCCGCTCAGATGTTACAGGCCGAATTGTTCGTCACCCAAGACCTCACCTTGCATGATGGTCAAAACGTGCAAGTGCAATCGGGCATGACATGCCTGCAACAAGCTGCCGCGCGCTTTACGCTGGCCGAATACAGCCAGCAATGCGGCGTGCCGGAAGCGACAATTATTGGTTTAGCCCGCGAGTTCACTGCCTATCAGCGCCAGGCTGCGGTGATTTCACATGGCGGCATGATGGGGGGCAACGGGTTTTACACCACCTGGGCAGTCATGATGTTGAATGCCATGATTGGTAATCTCAACCTTAAAGGCGGCGTGTCAGTCGGCGGTGGCAAGTTTGATGGTTTTGCCGATGGGCCACGTTACCAGTTAGCCACCTTTGTCGGCATGGTTAAGCCAAAGGGGCTACCGCTATCGCGCAGTAAACAGCCTTATGAAAAGTCAGAAGAATATCAGCAGAAAATCCAACAAGGGCAATCAGGTTATCCGGCCCGTGGCCCGTGGTATCCGTTTGTTGGCGGGCAGTTAACCGAACAATTAGCCCCAGCGCTGGCGGGTTACCCCTATCCGCTGAAAGCCTGGATAAGCCATATGACCAACCCGCTATATGGGGTGGCGGGCCTACGCAATCTCATTGAAGAGCGGTTGCAAGACCCCCGTCAGTTACCTTTATTCATCGCTATCGATGCTTTTATGAATGAAACCACCGCCTTGGCAGATTATATCGTGCCGGACACGCATAATTTTGAGAGTTGGGGGTTCAGTGCGCCGTGGGCCGGTGTGCTAGTGAAGGCCAGCACCGCTCGTTGGCCAGTGGTGGAGCCACGCACGGCCCGCACCGCACAAGGTGAACCGGTGGCAATGGAGAGTTTCTTGATTGCTGTTGCCAAGGCGATGAAGTTACCGGGATTTGGGGCTAATGCCATGCAGGATAGCGAGGGGAATAGCTTGTCGCTGGACCGCGCGGAAGATTATTACTTACGCGCGGCAGCCAATATTGCCTATGGTGGCGAAAAGCCGCTGCCAGCGGCCGTTGATGACGAATTGCGTCTAACGGGTGTCGATCGTTTATGGCCTGCACTTCAGCGCAGTTTGTACCCAGACGAGCAGCGGCGTGTGGCTTATTTGCTGGCGCGTGGTGGGCGGTTTGCGCCATATGAAAAAAGCTGGAACGGTGACGCCACTGGGCCACAATGGAAAAAACCACTGCAAATCTGGAATGAAAATGTGGCGAAACATCACCATGCTATTACCGGTGAGCGCTACAGCGGCTGCCCGACCTGGTATCCGCCGCGCTTGGCGGACGGCTCGGATGTGTTCCAGCATTATCCTGTAAGCGACTGGCCATTACGCTTGATGTCATTTAAGTCTCATCTGATGAGCAGCTCAACGGCGATGATTGAGCGCCTACGTGCGGTCAAATCCACCAATCTGGTGGCGATCAACCCGCAAGATGCGCAGCGCAATGGTATTCAACATGGTGATATTGTGCGGTTAATGACCCCCGGAGGGCAGATGGAGGTGCAAGTCAGTCTATTGGATGGCGTTATGCCTGGTGTTGTTGCCATTGAACATGGTTATGGTCATCGCGAAATGGGTAGCAGAGCTCACACACTGGATGGCGTTGTGATGGCGTCAGACCCCCGAATCGGTCAGGGCAGTAACTTGAATGATTTGGGCTTCACTGACCCCACCAGAGAGATTCCCAATACCTGGCTGGATTGGGTGAGTGGCGCGGCAGTCCGGCAGGGGCTACCGGCTAAATTGCAACGAATAAGCTAA
- a CDS encoding AI-2E family transporter, with protein sequence MTKPVVSGQGLRLVAMLAMLVVIMAGIKAASPIVVPFLLAIFLAIVLNPLVKLLEKIKIPRTLAIVLLVTIIVLLMALLFSRLGSSLNEFARSLPQYRGMMLEKMRDLQEFAMRFNIEFSVDDIMKHVDPSMAMNFITRLLSHLSGAMASTFLLLMTVVFMLFEVERLPYKMQLMFDNPEQGNAILRRALNGVTHYLVIKTIISIATGIVIWLFLAAMGVRFAFLWGLLAFVLNYIPNIGSVLAAIPPIIQALLFNGFADAFAVTGGYILINLIGGNIIDPRMMGRGLGLSTLVVFLSLIFWGWLLGPIGMLLSVPLTIIAKIALELTPAGYKFAVLLSDGKPAKTEAEKPIS encoded by the coding sequence ATGACAAAACCTGTGGTAAGTGGCCAAGGGTTGCGCTTAGTTGCGATGCTGGCAATGTTGGTCGTGATTATGGCTGGGATCAAGGCGGCATCGCCTATTGTGGTTCCCTTTTTACTGGCAATATTTCTCGCCATTGTTTTAAACCCGTTGGTGAAATTACTCGAAAAAATAAAGATCCCCCGCACACTGGCTATCGTTTTACTGGTAACTATTATTGTTTTGCTGATGGCATTACTGTTTAGCCGCTTAGGTTCTTCATTAAATGAATTTGCCCGTTCATTACCGCAATATCGCGGGATGATGCTGGAAAAAATGCGCGATCTGCAAGAATTTGCTATGCGCTTTAATATCGAATTCTCGGTGGATGACATCATGAAGCATGTCGATCCCAGCATGGCGATGAACTTTATTACTCGTCTGCTTAGCCACCTTTCTGGAGCAATGGCCAGCACCTTCTTGCTATTAATGACAGTCGTCTTCATGTTGTTTGAAGTCGAGCGCTTGCCTTATAAAATGCAATTGATGTTTGATAACCCTGAGCAAGGAAACGCCATTTTACGACGCGCACTGAATGGTGTGACACATTATCTGGTGATTAAGACCATTATTAGTATCGCGACGGGGATCGTTATTTGGCTATTTTTGGCCGCGATGGGGGTCAGATTTGCATTCTTATGGGGGTTATTAGCTTTTGTTCTCAATTACATTCCTAATATCGGGTCAGTATTAGCCGCCATCCCACCTATTATTCAGGCTTTGCTATTTAACGGTTTTGCTGACGCATTTGCCGTAACTGGTGGTTATATCCTCATCAACCTGATTGGCGGTAATATTATTGACCCGCGCATGATGGGGCGCGGCTTGGGGTTATCAACGCTGGTGGTATTCTTATCATTAATTTTCTGGGGATGGCTATTGGGGCCAATAGGTATGTTGCTCTCAGTACCTTTAACCATTATTGCCAAAATCGCACTAGAATTAACGCCTGCTGGTTATAAGTTTGCAGTGTTACTGAGCGATGGTAAGCCTGCCAAAACTGAGGCGGAGAAGCCAATATCTTGA
- a CDS encoding DUF2770 family protein, translating into MLNKLLSIVINNVREHLILYICLWLTLLALDIYFFFY; encoded by the coding sequence ATGTTAAATAAATTGCTTTCAATAGTTATCAATAATGTACGGGAGCATCTAATACTCTATATCTGTTTGTGGCTCACATTGTTGGCACTGGATATTTATTTCTTTTTCTATTAG
- a CDS encoding putative quinol monooxygenase: protein MEVRVIASLVAKPEFIAEVTAAVHQVIEPSREEKGNLQYDLHAESDQKGSFVFFERWASEDALEKHNKTEHFKAFVKALEGKLESLEIKKVKQIA, encoded by the coding sequence ATGGAAGTTCGTGTTATTGCCAGCTTAGTAGCGAAACCTGAGTTTATTGCTGAGGTTACAGCCGCAGTTCATCAGGTTATCGAACCGAGTCGTGAAGAGAAGGGGAATCTGCAATATGATCTCCATGCTGAAAGCGACCAAAAAGGCTCTTTTGTGTTTTTTGAGCGCTGGGCATCTGAGGATGCATTAGAAAAACATAATAAAACCGAGCACTTCAAAGCGTTTGTCAAAGCTCTTGAAGGCAAGTTGGAAAGCCTTGAGATAAAGAAAGTGAAGCAAATCGCGTGA
- the ttrC gene encoding tetrathionate reductase subunit TtrC produces the protein MIHETMIREILARPQDIAWLPWAVQYFFFIGLACSAVLFAGGQRICARQGKLSAQQSQWEFTALMLAVTAVVVAPLALNADLHQPARVWHFYAHFTPWSWMSWGSIFLPLFSLLVMGYFLALIYSRLKAKPLPRLLAGLALLCGLSAISILLYTGREVSILRAQPLWFSLWLPLFIFLTACQAIPSLLALWLWREPQYQRPLARWQLISLVVLAWVTLLWVYSDKLWASGDNLSAPALRHWAVQSPFIALFPLALWLLLFGLALFNGRKTLSTPVIATQALIALTLCWSVRWLLLMQTQTLPKYNVLANPYTLPLGSEGLLAIIGTFGLWVAAIIAIREGVKWLEQKVTSANRVEGEIHHG, from the coding sequence ATGATCCATGAAACGATGATTCGTGAAATTCTGGCTCGCCCGCAGGATATCGCCTGGCTACCCTGGGCCGTGCAATATTTCTTCTTTATCGGACTGGCGTGCAGCGCAGTGCTGTTTGCGGGTGGGCAGCGCATCTGCGCCCGTCAAGGGAAGTTGTCCGCGCAGCAAAGTCAATGGGAGTTCACCGCACTGATGCTGGCGGTGACCGCCGTCGTGGTTGCCCCTCTGGCGCTAAATGCGGATCTTCATCAACCGGCCCGTGTTTGGCATTTTTATGCGCATTTCACCCCATGGTCGTGGATGTCATGGGGCTCCATCTTCTTGCCGCTGTTTAGCCTGTTGGTGATGGGCTATTTTCTGGCGCTGATTTATAGTCGGTTAAAGGCCAAACCCTTGCCACGGTTGCTGGCCGGATTGGCACTGCTTTGTGGGCTTTCCGCTATCAGTATTTTGCTTTACACCGGGCGAGAGGTATCGATATTACGCGCCCAACCGCTGTGGTTTAGCTTGTGGTTACCGCTGTTTATTTTCCTGACTGCCTGTCAGGCCATTCCCTCTTTGTTGGCGCTATGGCTATGGCGTGAACCGCAATATCAACGCCCGCTGGCGCGCTGGCAACTGATCAGTTTAGTGGTGCTGGCATGGGTTACCTTGTTGTGGGTCTATAGTGATAAGTTGTGGGCCAGCGGCGATAACCTTTCCGCCCCAGCCCTGCGCCATTGGGCTGTCCAGTCGCCATTCATCGCGCTATTTCCGCTAGCGCTGTGGTTGCTGTTATTCGGATTGGCTCTATTCAATGGCAGAAAAACATTATCCACTCCCGTGATAGCAACTCAGGCATTGATCGCACTGACACTGTGCTGGTCAGTGCGCTGGTTGTTACTGATGCAAACGCAAACCTTGCCTAAATACAATGTGTTAGCTAATCCTTACACCTTGCCGCTGGGTAGCGAAGGATTGCTGGCAATTATTGGTACTTTCGGATTATGGGTCGCAGCAATCATTGCTATCCGCGAAGGTGTCAAATGGCTTGAACAAAAAGTAACAAGTGCAAACCGAGTGGAAGGGGAAATACATCATGGCTAA
- a CDS encoding LuxR C-terminal-related transcriptional regulator encodes MKILIIDECFYTRSGVNTYLNNSTSLNLRDVPTVEQATSTIQDFNPEIIIVNLTQYCRFGGHCPLLEHFLRCSDQAKVYIYLDAAYPFSETPIPLTGSVSILAKKHLPELLQSLSRISHDSGKSHLSCPASLFSPQEHKVMCYWMTEMPNYRIAKKLNISDSTVYSHKRHITEKIKVRNRLELCFIYNVFKYLY; translated from the coding sequence ATGAAAATATTAATTATTGATGAATGTTTTTATACCCGTTCAGGGGTAAATACTTATTTAAATAACTCAACATCGCTTAATTTAAGAGATGTGCCTACGGTTGAACAAGCAACATCAACTATCCAGGATTTTAATCCTGAGATAATAATTGTTAATCTTACCCAATATTGTCGTTTTGGTGGTCATTGTCCGTTATTAGAACATTTTCTACGTTGTAGTGACCAGGCAAAAGTGTATATTTATCTGGATGCAGCCTATCCATTTAGTGAAACACCAATCCCCCTGACTGGCTCTGTTTCTATTCTGGCTAAAAAGCATTTGCCTGAACTGCTTCAAAGCTTATCCCGTATTTCACACGATTCAGGCAAGTCACATCTGTCATGCCCTGCATCACTGTTCAGCCCACAAGAACATAAAGTCATGTGCTACTGGATGACAGAAATGCCCAACTACCGTATCGCTAAAAAATTGAATATCAGCGATAGCACAGTTTACTCACATAAACGCCATATTACTGAGAAAATAAAAGTCAGGAATCGCTTAGAGTTGTGCTTTATTTACAACGTATTCAAATATCTCTACTAG